The Planctomycetaceae bacterium genome includes the window CGGCGTCATCGCGGCGCTTGCCCGTCCGGAAAGGCCACACGGCCTACTCCTGGGCGGGGCTTTCCGAGGCAGGTTCGTCGGCGGTCTGCTTGTCGCCGGCGGTTGCCTGTCGGGTGATCTGGCGAAGGCGGGTGGCCTTTCCGGTGCGATCGCGGAGGTAGTAGAGCTTGGCCCGGCGGGTGCGTCCGCCGCGGACGACCTCGACGGAGCTGACCTTGGGGCTGTGCATCGGGAAGGTTCGCTCGACGCCCTGGTTGTTGACGATGCGGCGGACGGTGAACATCTCGCCCATGCCCGAGCCCTTGCGGGCGATCACCACGCCCGTGAAGACCTGGACGCGTTCCTTGTCGCCCTCGACGATGCGCACGGAGACGTTGACCGTGTCGCCGATCTTGAACTGCGGC containing:
- the rplS gene encoding 50S ribosomal protein L19 → MPAAPSAGGRTTVSQELIAKAVAHNIKPTLPQFKIGDTVNVSVRIVEGDKERVQVFTGVVIARKGSGMGEMFTVRRIVNNQGVERTFPMHSPKVSSVEVVRGGRTRRAKLYYLRDRTGKATRLRQITRQATAGDKQTADEPASESPAQE